The sequence TAGGGTTTATCTAAGCCATATAATAGAATTGTATCAGCAGTTTCTTTTCCTATTCCTTTTATCATCAAAAGTTTTTCTCTGGTTATATCTGCTTTATCTATATTAGCTAATCTTTTCAGGACTTCAGCTTTTTGGTTATAAAATCCGGCAGGTTTTATAAGAGCTTTTAATTTTTCTATATCTATATTTTTTATTTTCTCAAAAGAGATTAAATCTTCTTTTAAAAGATTATATAAAGCTTTTTCAACATTATTCCAAGATGTGTTTTGTGTTAAAACAGCACCAATTGCCACCTCCTCAAATTTATTATCTGTCAAAAGTGGCCACCAATTTTGATATCCGTATATTGATAGTAAATTTTGATATAATTCATATATTTTCATAATTATTATATTTTAACTTATTTTCAAAAACCCTTTACATCTTAAAATTTTTCTTTAAATTTATAAGAAGATGTTATATTAGAATGGTTTAATATTTTAGTGTATTTTGCTAAATTTTTTTAACAAATTTAAACTAAAATCTATTGACAAATTTAAAATTAGATTTATATTATATAATGTAAAAAATTTAAAAAGGAGGTAGTGAAAATGGAAAGAAGATTTTTCCCAGCAATTGTAACAAATCCTTTAAGAGAGCTTGCAAGAATTGAGAATGAAATTGACAGACTTTTCAAAGAGTTTGTTCCTACTGTAGCCAGAGAAGCAGGAGTTATAACTTGGGCTCCAAGGGTAGATGTTTATGAAAAAGATAACAATATCATCGTAGAAGCAGAAATACCGGGAGCTAAAAAAGAAGATATTGAAGTTAAAATAAGAGATAATAATGTGATTATCAAAGGAGAAGTTAAAAAAGAGGAAGAGAAAAAAGAAGAAAACTATTACAGAAGTGAAAGATTTTATGGTGTGTTTGAAAGAGTTATACCTCTTCCTGCAGAAATAAAAACAGAAGAAGCTAAAGCAGAATTTGAAAATGGAATACTTAAATTAACATTACCAAAAGCAGTATCTGAAAAAGAAGTAAAAATAGAAGTTAAATAATAAGCCTATAAATAAACCAGATTTGAAGCCTGCTATAAAGCAGGCTTTTTTATTTTTAAATGAAATTTTGATTTTTTTGTAATATAATAAAATTGTAATTATTGTGGAGGAGAGAGTTATATGTCAAAAAGTAAAGGAAGATTGCAAGAATTATTCTTAAATGCTATAAGAAAACAAAAAGTTAGGGTAGATGTATATCTTGTAAATGGAGTAAAGCTTGAAGGAAAAATAAGATATTTTGATAATTTTACTATCTTATTAAAAGAAGGGCCAAGA is a genomic window of Venenivibrio stagnispumantis containing:
- a CDS encoding endonuclease III domain-containing protein, translating into MKIYELYQNLLSIYGYQNWWPLLTDNKFEEVAIGAVLTQNTSWNNVEKALYNLLKEDLISFEKIKNIDIEKLKALIKPAGFYNQKAEVLKRLANIDKADITREKLLMIKGIGKETADTILLYGLDKPYFVVDKYTKRFFYRFGIIDDENIEYDDLRILIERNIPEDVEIYKEFHALIVFHCKNFCKKLPLCGSCQLKNKCQFLI
- a CDS encoding Hsp20/alpha crystallin family protein translates to MERRFFPAIVTNPLRELARIENEIDRLFKEFVPTVAREAGVITWAPRVDVYEKDNNIIVEAEIPGAKKEDIEVKIRDNNVIIKGEVKKEEEKKEENYYRSERFYGVFERVIPLPAEIKTEEAKAEFENGILKLTLPKAVSEKEVKIEVK
- the hfq gene encoding RNA chaperone Hfq, which produces MSKSKGRLQELFLNAIRKQKVRVDVYLVNGVKLEGKIRYFDNFTILLKEGPRQVLVYKHAITTVMPKREIEFVYPEQEEGEISED